In Nitrosarchaeum koreense MY1, one genomic interval encodes:
- a CDS encoding hydroxymethylglutaryl-CoA reductase, degradative translates to MSDSSISKFFEKTRKERLDIVGNFADLSSEELEILQNNDGGISFEKADKMIENAIGIFSLPLGIATSFKINGKDYLIPMVIEEPSVIAAASKGAKIARIKGGFKATSDESYSIGQIQVLDVDIDLAIKKIQETSEEIISLANSKSTTLSKMNKGTKEVSCKIIDTDFGKMLIVELLIDVGDAMGANVTNTMCEAVSPLLDKITGGRTLLRILSNYSTRRIAKATAIFDKNEIGGEDVVDDIVLAYQFANNDVYRAVTHNKGIMNGIIAVANATGQDSRAIEAAANAYAARSGSYRSLSNWTKDNDGNLVGSLELPLSVGTVGGIANVHPIAKICMKILKVKSAQELACIMAATGLSQNYSAIRALSTEGIQKGHMRLHARNLASAAGAKPDQIDEIVQKMIEQKQISLDKAKEILQSLN, encoded by the coding sequence ATGAGCGATTCATCAATTTCAAAATTTTTTGAAAAAACACGAAAAGAAAGATTGGATATTGTTGGTAATTTTGCTGATTTATCTTCTGAAGAGTTGGAAATTTTACAAAACAATGACGGCGGTATCTCTTTTGAAAAAGCTGATAAAATGATTGAAAATGCCATTGGTATTTTTTCATTGCCGTTGGGAATAGCAACTAGTTTTAAAATTAATGGCAAAGACTATCTTATTCCGATGGTTATTGAAGAGCCATCCGTGATTGCTGCAGCTTCAAAGGGTGCAAAAATTGCAAGAATAAAGGGAGGATTTAAAGCAACATCTGATGAGTCTTACAGTATAGGTCAAATCCAAGTATTGGATGTTGATATTGACTTAGCAATTAAAAAAATACAAGAGACTTCTGAAGAGATCATATCTCTTGCAAATTCAAAGAGTACCACATTATCTAAAATGAATAAAGGCACAAAGGAAGTTTCTTGTAAAATAATTGATACTGATTTTGGAAAAATGTTGATTGTCGAGCTGTTAATTGATGTAGGTGATGCAATGGGTGCAAACGTTACAAATACAATGTGCGAAGCTGTTTCACCATTATTAGACAAAATAACTGGAGGTAGAACACTACTTCGTATTTTATCGAATTATTCTACTCGTAGAATTGCAAAGGCTACGGCAATATTTGACAAAAATGAAATTGGTGGGGAAGATGTGGTCGATGATATTGTTTTGGCATATCAGTTTGCCAACAATGATGTTTACCGAGCTGTAACTCATAACAAAGGAATAATGAATGGTATCATAGCTGTCGCAAATGCGACTGGCCAAGACAGTAGAGCAATTGAGGCAGCTGCTAATGCATACGCTGCACGATCAGGCTCATACCGCTCTCTTAGTAATTGGACTAAAGATAATGATGGAAATCTTGTTGGCTCTTTAGAATTGCCTTTATCTGTTGGAACTGTTGGTGGTATTGCAAATGTTCATCCTATTGCAAAAATTTGCATGAAGATTCTCAAAGTTAAATCAGCACAGGAGCTTGCATGCATAATGGCTGCAACTGGGCTTTCCCAAAATTATAGTGCAATTAGAGCATTATCAACAGAAGGAATCCAAAAGGGACATATGAGATTGCATGCAAGAAACTTGGCATCTGCTGCAGGTGCAAAACCTGATCAAATAGACGAAATTGTTCAGAAAATGATTGAACAAAAACAAATCTCACTTGATAAAGCCAAAGAAATACTACAAAGTCTGAATTAG